Proteins co-encoded in one Bacillus infantis NRRL B-14911 genomic window:
- a CDS encoding metal ABC transporter solute-binding protein, Zn/Mn family, translated as MKKWMMLAFAFSLIVLGGCSGKTAESEGDGKKLYITTTIGQIADAVKIIAGDKAEVHSLMGPGTDPHLYKATQGDMEKLQEADIIFYSGLHLEGKMLDIFEKMNEQKPTYAIAESIEPEKLLAADGSKAYDPHVWFDIDLWKTALKKAEEGLIKADPDNEQYYRENADAYFAEMDELKRFADKEMAGIPEEQRVLVTAHDAFGYFGRAYDMEVMGLQGLSTDAEYGLGDVQALVDTLVTRNIKAVFVESSISERSINAVIEGAKEKGHTVSIGGELFSDAMGEEGTEEGTYLGMYRHNVDTIAKALK; from the coding sequence TTGAAAAAATGGATGATGTTAGCTTTTGCTTTTAGTCTGATTGTGCTGGGGGGATGCTCCGGGAAGACCGCTGAAAGTGAAGGGGATGGAAAGAAGCTTTATATCACCACAACGATCGGGCAGATAGCCGATGCTGTGAAAATAATAGCGGGGGATAAGGCGGAAGTGCACAGTTTGATGGGGCCGGGCACAGACCCCCATCTTTATAAAGCAACACAGGGTGATATGGAGAAGCTTCAGGAAGCGGATATCATTTTTTACAGCGGTCTGCACCTGGAGGGAAAGATGCTTGATATCTTTGAGAAAATGAATGAACAGAAACCCACATACGCCATAGCTGAATCTATAGAACCAGAGAAGCTTTTGGCTGCAGACGGCAGCAAAGCCTATGATCCCCACGTATGGTTCGATATCGATCTATGGAAAACCGCTCTCAAAAAGGCAGAAGAAGGACTGATTAAGGCAGATCCTGATAATGAACAATACTACCGGGAAAATGCAGATGCCTATTTTGCAGAAATGGATGAATTAAAACGATTTGCGGACAAGGAAATGGCAGGGATTCCGGAAGAACAGCGTGTGCTGGTTACAGCCCATGATGCTTTTGGCTATTTCGGAAGAGCATACGATATGGAAGTGATGGGCCTTCAGGGATTGAGCACTGATGCCGAATACGGACTCGGCGATGTTCAGGCCCTTGTCGATACACTGGTCACGCGTAATATAAAGGCAGTTTTCGTTGAATCGAGCATCTCGGAAAGATCCATCAACGCGGTCATAGAAGGAGCAAAGGAAAAAGGCCATACCGTTTCTATCGGAGGAGAGCTGTTCTCTGACGCAATGGGAGAGGAAGGGACAGAGGAAGGAACTTATCTGGGGATGTATAGGCATAATGTCGATACCATCGCGAAAGCGCTGAAATAG
- a CDS encoding HD-GYP domain-containing protein, protein MVKTFKEPGREKPLSSAEIDRLLFQLKRDRPGPPAFASGCISDGGGGKDTAGLIDHAVGQVEDIFAGARLGKGVGITAIKKDILPVIRTLADIPGVSHVFHQLDRKDRYTSSHAVCVSMIAGMIGRWLGIGGALMEDLLLGSILHDIGKIKIPDEILSKPGKLTLSEYEEMKLHSVYGYEMVRDLDAVSPKAALIVLQHHEREDGRGYPLGLKGREIEHLAKITAIADVFHAMSSARIYHEALPFYQVMRKMKDGAFGSFEPGFMLIFIQNLMNSLAGSRVRLTDQSEGRILMIHPYDPLSALVQTEDRLIDLRYSRGLQIERIL, encoded by the coding sequence ATGGTGAAAACCTTTAAGGAACCCGGCAGGGAGAAGCCTTTATCTTCAGCAGAAATCGATCGGCTCCTTTTCCAGCTGAAAAGAGACAGGCCAGGACCTCCTGCGTTTGCTTCAGGCTGCATAAGCGATGGAGGAGGCGGGAAGGATACTGCCGGGCTGATCGATCATGCGGTGGGGCAGGTGGAGGATATATTCGCTGGAGCAAGACTAGGGAAGGGTGTTGGAATAACTGCAATCAAAAAAGATATATTGCCTGTCATCCGGACACTTGCTGATATTCCCGGAGTGTCCCATGTTTTCCATCAGCTCGACCGAAAAGACAGATATACCTCGAGCCATGCCGTATGTGTCAGTATGATAGCCGGGATGATCGGACGCTGGCTTGGCATTGGCGGAGCACTGATGGAGGATTTGCTTCTTGGATCCATCCTTCACGATATCGGTAAAATTAAGATTCCGGATGAAATTCTATCAAAACCCGGAAAACTTACTCTATCAGAATATGAAGAAATGAAACTTCATTCTGTTTATGGATATGAAATGGTCAGGGATTTGGATGCTGTAAGCCCGAAAGCAGCCCTTATTGTTCTGCAGCATCATGAAAGAGAAGACGGAAGGGGATATCCGCTGGGCCTGAAAGGAAGGGAAATAGAGCATTTAGCAAAAATTACAGCCATTGCAGACGTTTTTCATGCCATGTCGTCTGCCCGCATTTACCATGAGGCCCTGCCATTTTACCAGGTCATGCGCAAGATGAAGGATGGCGCTTTCGGTTCATTTGAACCTGGTTTTATGCTTATTTTTATCCAAAACCTGATGAACAGCCTGGCCGGTTCTAGGGTCAGGCTGACAGACCAGTCAGAGGGCAGGATCCTGATGATTCACCCATATGATCCTTTATCCGCACTTGTGCAGACAGAAGACCGCCTCATTGATTTAAGATACAGCAGGGGGCTGCAAATCGAACGGATATTATGA
- the cspD gene encoding cold-shock protein CspD, which translates to MQNGKVKWFNNEKGFGFIEVEGGDDVFVHFTAIQGDGFKSLEEGQEVSFEIVEGNRGPQAANVVKL; encoded by the coding sequence ATGCAAAACGGCAAAGTTAAATGGTTCAATAACGAAAAAGGTTTTGGTTTTATTGAAGTTGAAGGCGGAGACGATGTGTTCGTTCACTTCACTGCTATCCAAGGCGACGGCTTCAAGTCTTTGGAAGAAGGCCAGGAAGTTTCTTTTGAAATCGTTGAAGGAAACCGCGGACCTCAAGCAGCTAATGTTGTAAAACTTTAA
- a CDS encoding zinc-finger domain-containing protein, which produces MERKDIYKETEELMEQYCKGCFLHKYHKEEKGKRFAHRFCITQCTIGEKIKKCGSRLS; this is translated from the coding sequence TTGGAACGAAAGGATATCTATAAAGAAACAGAAGAGCTTATGGAACAGTACTGCAAAGGCTGCTTTCTCCACAAGTATCACAAAGAAGAAAAAGGGAAGAGGTTCGCTCACCGATTTTGCATTACTCAATGCACGATCGGGGAAAAAATAAAAAAATGCGGCAGCAGACTGTCTTAG
- a CDS encoding ribonuclease H family protein yields MKYKLEWLYRLKGTDGIRFTSDWMDGETALELGGDLEKGGKALDLEFFDEMGTGWSLKEMRKLLAEVEAEPHDITVYFDGGFNKDTYQAGLGAVIYYKQGKKKFRIRANERISEMETNNEAEYAAMHYAVTLLEEMGAHHMTCRFLGDSQVVLKQLEGEWPCYEESLNRWLDRIEEKIKKLGLEPKYEPIPRSENKEADKLASQALEGKLINSRMQII; encoded by the coding sequence ATGAAATACAAGTTAGAGTGGCTTTACAGGCTGAAAGGAACAGACGGAATCCGGTTCACCTCAGACTGGATGGACGGGGAAACTGCGCTTGAACTCGGCGGAGATCTCGAAAAGGGAGGAAAGGCCCTGGATCTTGAGTTTTTCGATGAGATGGGTACCGGCTGGTCACTGAAGGAAATGAGGAAGCTGCTGGCCGAAGTGGAAGCCGAGCCTCATGACATAACCGTGTACTTTGACGGCGGATTCAATAAAGATACCTATCAGGCAGGACTGGGAGCAGTCATTTATTATAAGCAGGGAAAAAAGAAGTTCCGCATCCGGGCAAATGAAAGAATCAGCGAAATGGAAACAAATAACGAAGCGGAATATGCTGCCATGCATTATGCTGTTACACTGCTGGAAGAAATGGGAGCTCATCATATGACATGCCGCTTCCTGGGTGATTCACAGGTCGTGCTTAAGCAGCTTGAAGGAGAATGGCCCTGTTATGAAGAGAGTTTGAACAGATGGCTTGACCGGATAGAAGAGAAAATAAAAAAACTTGGCCTTGAGCCGAAATATGAGCCTATACCGAGGTCCGAGAATAAAGAAGCGGATAAGCTGGCCAGCCAGGCGCTGGAAGGAAAGCTGATCAACAGCAGAATGCAGATTATATAA